TATGGACTGGCCGTTGCGCTTGTTTTAACTGATATAAAACTTGCGATGTGGTTTTGTGTAGTGCGCCATTATGCTCTGCGATAGCGGCTTGCCCAACCTGTATTTGTTGTGCTGTTGCTGCACTATTTTGCCAAAAGCCGATGACTTCTCTAGCTATTTGCTGTGGCTCGTTACCCTCAACAAGTGCGCCAGCTTGACTCAGCGGCGCACATATATCTTCACAATTTCGTCGACTACTTCCCATTACGACGGCAGCCCCTTGGACAATGGCTTCGGCAGGATTATGACCACCAAGCTTAACTAACGAGCCACCGATAAAGGCAACATGGGCATCACGATAAAATGCAAATAGTTTACCCATCGTATCGAGCAGGTACACTTGCGTATTTGCAGTTAGTGTTGGCGCATGCGAGTAACGCTGACAACTCAGCCCACTTGCTTGCAGCAGCTGCCATACCTCATCAAATCTTTCAGGATGACGCGGTGCGATAATTAGCTGAGCTGCAGGGTTTTGCTGTAACAACTGTTTGTGCGCTGCAACCACCGCTATTTCTTCGGTGTCATGCGTGCTCCCCGCAATCCATGTCAGCTGAGAGGGTTTTTGCGTTGGGTCGGCATATTTCAGTTCTGGCCAATCGTATTTGATATTACCGCACATCATCAGTTTTTCAGGTGGTACACCTAACTCGCGAAAAGCTTGATAACTTAGCTCACTTTGCGGCAGGATTTTATGCACCTTGGAAACCATAAAGGTAAAAAGACCTAACATTTTGGCATAACGATTCTTTGATCTGTCGGTCATGCGGGCATTCACCAGCATCACTCGACTGCCTTGGTTGCGCGACTGACGGATAAGGTTCGGCCACCACTCCATCTCAACCGACATGGTCAATAGCGGATTAAAATGCGCCAAAAACGCACCAACCGTCAATTGAAAGTCCAGTGGCAAATAGGTGTGAATGACTTGTTCCCCCCAGTTGCGCTCAATATAGTCGGAACCTGCAACCGTGGTGCAAGTAAAAACAATGGGTAAATGAGGATGCTGTTTACGCAGCTCAGGAATAAGTTTAGCAATAGCGGCGCATTCGCCGACAGAAACGCCGTGTAAATGAATGCAGGCGGGTAACCGCTTACAATCGTAGACACCCAAGCGCTGTAAAAAGTGCTTTTTATAACCCGGCTTACGTAGCCATTTTTTTAATAAGATCAGCGCAATCAAAGGTAAACATAACAATAGGATACTGTTATAAACACCAATCCAAAGTGAATTAGCTGATCTTCTACGAAGACGAGAGGTTGTCTTAACCTTAGCCATAGTTACACCTTGTTATTCAAGCCTGAATTAGCCCCAGTGTAACTATGGTTTTTGACACTAAATTGACAGTAACTCCATGCTGACGGTTTTCATCAGCGGCTCTTTTCTACTCATATCGTAGTATCAATGCTGGTCGCATGCCTGCAGCTCTAAGGGCTAGAGCTGCCACTGTAAGCCAAGTGTTCCCAACAACTATCAGTGCAGCAATGCCATATATCCACATCGCTTGATCGATTCGGTCATTGAAGTTCGCAAGCCACTCACCAACAAGCCAATAGGCAAGTGGGTACGCAATGGTCATGCTCACAGCAACTAAAGTCAGAAAGTCTCTTGCTAACATATTGACGATGCTCAGGCTTGATGCTCCTAGCACTTTACGCACAGCTACCTCTTTTTGCTTCTTTAACACAGTAAAAGACGTGAGACCAACCACACCTAATATCGCAAGACACAATGTGAGTAAGCTGAATGTTTGCACAATCTGAATAAAACGAACATCTTCGTTAAAGTTTGCGCTAAAATTCGCCCCTAAATCCTCAATATCAGGCTCATAAATACCCAACCTTGAAGCGAGCAGCTGGGTAAGCTGTTGCGTCACATGTTGTTGCTTTGATTTATCGACTTCTATCAAAATAGCGGCGGTTGGCACTAGGCTGTACCCTGGTAACAGCATCGCCACAGAGTTATTGCGCTTAGCATCGCCAATTTGTATATCTTTCACCACTCCCACCACCGTCATATTTAACTTTCCACGACGCATGGTTTCTCCTACGATGTGCTGAGGTGAAGTGAAACCTGCTAACTTAGTAACAGATTCAGTGACGATAATACTAATAAAGCGCTCATTTCCTCGTTGTGTATACCAATCTGATGCGTACTTTGGTGCAAAATCCCGTCCTGCGATCAACTCCAAGCCGAGTTGCGATACGGCATTAAAACCAACACCTATACCCGCAATAGCCTCTGCTGACTCTTCACCATTTGGTAATATGGGGTTGAAACTGTATTGAATATCATGGGTTAAATCCGTATCAAGAGGGCCTGCCTGTTTCACTCCGTCAATATTTCGCACTGCATCTAGAAAAGGTGAGTGTGGACCAGCCAAGATAGCTTCTTTCGGTAGCTCTCTTATGTATAAACGATTTTCCACGTTGTAACCTGGTGATAAGGTTTGTAAAAAGCTGAGTTGCCGAGGTAGTGTTATTGCACCAATGATTAACGCGATGGCGACAATAAACTGAGACATAAGCAATATCTTTCGCAGCCATATTGCACCGCCAGATAACGAAGATTGGCCCGACAACATTAATTTCGGATTTAATTTTGAGAGATAGAGGGCAGGATAAATTCCAGCTAGCAAACTGACAATTAGTGATAACACCACCAGAAGTCCTCCTTGCCAACTGAAAAAAGTAAAATGAAGCGTTCTATCAACCAGATGATTAAAATTAGGTAAGCTCAACTCAATCATTGCTGCACTAACAATGAGTGTTACTAAAGCAACTACCAAAAATTCGCAAATAAATTGCCAGAATAACTGTGCTCTTGAAGCACCAAGTGACTTGCGGATCCCTACTTCTTTAATACGACAACCACTTTGCGCAATGCTCAAGTTAATAAAGTTGATGGCAGCGACGCTCAATAAAGCAAAACTGAGTATTACACTCACAGTGATGGCTTGAACATTTCCGCCAGCGCGCATCTCAGATAGCTCATCATGATATAGGTGCAGATCCACAAGGGGCGTTAAATTAATCGATAACACATCTTTTTCATCCCCTAGCACAAATAAATCCGTAACAGTCTGCTCCAGCTCTGGAATATTACTGGTGTTATTGAGACGTAAGTACACATAATGCATGTGCATATATAAGTTTTCGCTGGTCTTGTTGGTGTAAATCAGACTATCGAATGCAAAATGAGTATTAGGGGGCAGATCTTCAAAAACTGCAGCAACTGTGTATACACCCCCTTTATAATCTAAACGTTGTCCGACTACATCAAGGTGCCCAAACAAACGCATGGCTTCGGAGCGACTCAATACCAGTTGCTCCGGTGTACTCAACGCCTGTTCAATATTGCCCTCCAAGACGTCGAGGTCTATGAAACTCATGATATTACTTGAAGCAACATATAAATTATTTAACTGAAAAGACGTTTCACCAAAGCGGACATACCCTAGCGCAGGGTCATAATTTTTTGCACGAAATAACGCAAACACGTCGTCTACTTGTGCAAGGCCTTTCGCTTTTAGTAAACGGGGATAGTTAACGGTTGGAATAGTGCCAAGGCCTAGTGGTGAAAAGTCTACCCCGGCGCGATATACGCGTTCAGCACTTGGCTGAAATCGATCGAAGGATAGCTCATGCAAGGTGTAAAGTAATATCAAAAATGCAGCGGACACGCCCAATGAGAAACCCAAAACATTGAGGGCAAAGTGGAGTTTTTGTTTCTTCGCTACTCGTAACGCAGTACTTAAGTTGACAATCAACATTCTTCTTCCTTAAACGCAAGAAGCGGCCTCACTAGGCCGCGCAAAAGGTGTACTATTCATATCGTAGAATTAGTGACGGACGCGTACTCGCCGCTTTAAAAGCAAGGGTAGCGACGGTTAACCAAGTGATCCCAGCAACGACTAAAGCTGCAATACCGTATATCCACATCGCCTGCTCTATCCTATCGTTAAAGTTTGCGAGCCAGTCACCCACTAACCAATAGGTTACTGGGTACGCAATCGCGATACTGACTGCCACTAATGAAAGAAACTCTTTCGCTAGGATATTCACAATGCTCAAGCGTGATGCGCCCAAGACTTTGCGCACAGCCACTTCCTTTTGGCGGCGAGCAGTCGCAAAGGATGCCAGTCCAAAGGTTCCTAAACACGTCAGGAATACCGCAAGACCAGTAAAAATCAATACAACTAGAGAAACTCGCTCATCATCACGCAAAATCGCTTTATAATTATCTGACATGAGGCTGATATTCGGCTCATAAAGGTTGGCGCTCTTAGCAAGAATCTCTATCACTTGATCTTGCACATAGGCTATGTTTTGAGCGCTTACCGTCATGATGATTTCACCCACCGTACTTTGACTAAATCCGCACAGAAAAATGATATTAGAGCTTGCGTCCTGGGCGTTCCCCACTTTTACATCAGCCACAACGCCCACAACTCGCATATTCAAACCGCGACCTTTGTCCAAAATAGTCTGGCCTATAATATCTTGGTAGTTTGAGAAACCAGCTTGCTTTGCAACCGTTTCAGTTATGATCGCCCCAACGTTAGTACCGTTACCATCTTGAGATGCCCAATCTGCAGCGTATGTACGGCTAAAGTCACGCCCTGCGAGTAATGTCAGCCCTAATCCTTCAACCAAATTAAAACCAGCGCCAATAGTCGGCGTGATCCCCTCTGATTGTTCTCCATTTGGCCACGTTGGTGAAACACTGCTATTGATTGATACAGTCAGTTTCGTATCGATGAAATTCAATGCTTCAACACCATCGATTGCTGTAAGTCTATTCATTAACACAGTGGGTTCTTTCGAAAAAATAGACTGTTTCGGTAAATCTGAGACCACAACGCGTTGCGCTGTTTCGTATCCCAGCGGTAAACCTTGCAGGTGTTTTAGCTGCTGTTGTAGCGTTACAGAGGCGATGATCAAAGCAATTGATAATGCAGCCTGAAAGGTCAGTAGACTTTTACGCACAAAGATTGCCGTATTTCCTCTTTGCAAATCACCACTGAGTACACGCTTTGCACTGAAAGATGAAATAAATAGTGCTGGATATAGCCCTGCACCAACACCAACAGCAATCGCCACAGCAATGACTGCAACGCTCAACATTGACATGTAATCGACAACTAATGCGCGATCCACAAGTTGATTAAAGCTCGGTAAACATAGCTCAACTAGAACGCATGCAATAATCATTGACAATAATGACACCAACACAGACTCAGCCAAAAACTGAATAACCAGTTGCAACTTGCTTGCACCGAGTGCCTTGCGCACACCAACTTCTTTAGCACGCTTTGCAGACTGCGCAATGGTCATATTAATAAAGTTAAAACCTGCGATAAGAATAAGAAGTACGCTCAACCCTGCACAGATAACGACAACCTGCTCAGTTCCTCCTGATTTCATCTCGAATGGTGATTTAGCAGTGAGGTGAAGATCACGTAATGGGTGTAGCTCAATAGCAAGCTTGCCTTTCATCGGGCCATCAAAGTATCTATCGGTAAATATTTGCGCAAGCTCAGGTACGTCTGTATTTTCGGTGAGCTTAAGATATACATAACTTGAGTTGATATCTAAATTAGATAAGTCGTGCTCAATATAAACTAAGCTTTTGAAGGAAAAGTGCGTATTTTCAGGCAAATCCTTAAATACAGCCCTCACGGTGTATTGGCCGTCTTTGAATTCAAGTGTTTCCCCTTCAATATTAATCGTACCGAAAATTCGCAACGCTTCAGACTCATTTAACGCAATACTATTTGGCACACTCAAAGCGTTGCTTAAGTCACCAGTTAATATATCAACCTCAATAAAGTCTTGGATATTTGGGGTAGCCCCTAACACTTCTGTTAGCTTGTAGCCTTGGCCATTATGCTGAACATCGGTTTCAGCTTGATTTGTCCAGTCAACTTTTGTGAGTGCAAAAACAGACTCGATCTGACTATATTGCTCCATCTCTTTAGCGCGGGGGAAGTTAGAAATCGGTATTACAGCCAGCCCCAGCTTTGAATAGTCCTGTCCGATACGGTAAATACGCTCAGCATGAGGTTGCTGGCTATCGTAAGATAGTTCATTTTTTGCAAACAGTGCGACCAAAATTGCCGCAGCTAAGCCCACACTAAGCCCAACGACATTTAAAATAAAATGCTGTTTTTGCTGCTTAAATGTACGCAATGCCGTGATTAGGTAATTCGTTATCATTATGCTACCTCTACTTTTGGCGGTTGCCTCACTGAATTGGCTTTATCGAGCATTACTTGGCCATCGAGAAGGCGTACAAGCCTATCCGCGTATGACCCTTCTTTTTCTGAGTGCGTTACCATGATCACGGTTGTACCTTCGCGGTTTAGCTCGCGTAACATCGCCATGACTTCTTCGCCGTTTTTGGAGTCCAAGTTACCCGTTGGCTCATCCGCTAAGATAAGTTTAGGGTTAATAACCAGCGCTCTTGCAACCGCCACACGCTGCTGCTGACCACCAGAAAGCTGCTGTGGTAGATGATCGGCGCGATGATCGATGGCAACGCGCTTTAAAATCTGCTCTACACGCTGCTTACGTTCACTTTTTGAGATATTTTGGTATTGCAGCGGTAGCTCAACATTTTCAAACACCGTTAGCTCATCAATCAGGTTAAAACTTTGAAATACAAAACCAATAGACGCTTTACGTAGCTGTGAGAGCTGTTTTTCGCTATAGCCCGCAATGTCCGTGCCCGCAAACTCAAACTGCCCAGATGACGGTGAATCCAACATCCCTAAGATGGATAATAAAGTAGACTTACCACACCCAGACGGGCCCATGATGGCGACAAACTCGCCTTCATTAACGGTTAGGTTAATATCGTTTAGCGCAGTAGTTTCAACGTCTTGAGTACGAAATACACGGTTTAGGTTAGTTAGTTTTATCATTGTTATATCCT
This genomic interval from Pseudoalteromonas galatheae contains the following:
- a CDS encoding ABC transporter ATP-binding protein gives rise to the protein MIKLTNLNRVFRTQDVETTALNDINLTVNEGEFVAIMGPSGCGKSTLLSILGMLDSPSSGQFEFAGTDIAGYSEKQLSQLRKASIGFVFQSFNLIDELTVFENVELPLQYQNISKSERKQRVEQILKRVAIDHRADHLPQQLSGGQQQRVAVARALVINPKLILADEPTGNLDSKNGEEVMAMLRELNREGTTVIMVTHSEKEGSYADRLVRLLDGQVMLDKANSVRQPPKVEVA
- a CDS encoding ABC transporter permease, whose translation is MLIVNLSTALRVAKKQKLHFALNVLGFSLGVSAAFLILLYTLHELSFDRFQPSAERVYRAGVDFSPLGLGTIPTVNYPRLLKAKGLAQVDDVFALFRAKNYDPALGYVRFGETSFQLNNLYVASSNIMSFIDLDVLEGNIEQALSTPEQLVLSRSEAMRLFGHLDVVGQRLDYKGGVYTVAAVFEDLPPNTHFAFDSLIYTNKTSENLYMHMHYVYLRLNNTSNIPELEQTVTDLFVLGDEKDVLSINLTPLVDLHLYHDELSEMRAGGNVQAITVSVILSFALLSVAAINFINLSIAQSGCRIKEVGIRKSLGASRAQLFWQFICEFLVVALVTLIVSAAMIELSLPNFNHLVDRTLHFTFFSWQGGLLVVLSLIVSLLAGIYPALYLSKLNPKLMLSGQSSLSGGAIWLRKILLMSQFIVAIALIIGAITLPRQLSFLQTLSPGYNVENRLYIRELPKEAILAGPHSPFLDAVRNIDGVKQAGPLDTDLTHDIQYSFNPILPNGEESAEAIAGIGVGFNAVSQLGLELIAGRDFAPKYASDWYTQRGNERFISIIVTESVTKLAGFTSPQHIVGETMRRGKLNMTVVGVVKDIQIGDAKRNNSVAMLLPGYSLVPTAAILIEVDKSKQQHVTQQLTQLLASRLGIYEPDIEDLGANFSANFNEDVRFIQIVQTFSLLTLCLAILGVVGLTSFTVLKKQKEVAVRKVLGASSLSIVNMLARDFLTLVAVSMTIAYPLAYWLVGEWLANFNDRIDQAMWIYGIAALIVVGNTWLTVAALALRAAGMRPALILRYE
- a CDS encoding 3-deoxy-D-manno-octulosonic acid transferase produces the protein MAKVKTTSRLRRRSANSLWIGVYNSILLLCLPLIALILLKKWLRKPGYKKHFLQRLGVYDCKRLPACIHLHGVSVGECAAIAKLIPELRKQHPHLPIVFTCTTVAGSDYIERNWGEQVIHTYLPLDFQLTVGAFLAHFNPLLTMSVEMEWWPNLIRQSRNQGSRVMLVNARMTDRSKNRYAKMLGLFTFMVSKVHKILPQSELSYQAFRELGVPPEKLMMCGNIKYDWPELKYADPTQKPSQLTWIAGSTHDTEEIAVVAAHKQLLQQNPAAQLIIAPRHPERFDEVWQLLQASGLSCQRYSHAPTLTANTQVYLLDTMGKLFAFYRDAHVAFIGGSLVKLGGHNPAEAIVQGAAVVMGSSRRNCEDICAPLSQAGALVEGNEPQQIAREVIGFWQNSAATAQQIQVGQAAIAEHNGALHKTTSQVLYQLKQAQRPVHSTRLHPMVIR
- a CDS encoding ABC transporter permease codes for the protein MITNYLITALRTFKQQKQHFILNVVGLSVGLAAAILVALFAKNELSYDSQQPHAERIYRIGQDYSKLGLAVIPISNFPRAKEMEQYSQIESVFALTKVDWTNQAETDVQHNGQGYKLTEVLGATPNIQDFIEVDILTGDLSNALSVPNSIALNESEALRIFGTINIEGETLEFKDGQYTVRAVFKDLPENTHFSFKSLVYIEHDLSNLDINSSYVYLKLTENTDVPELAQIFTDRYFDGPMKGKLAIELHPLRDLHLTAKSPFEMKSGGTEQVVVICAGLSVLLILIAGFNFINMTIAQSAKRAKEVGVRKALGASKLQLVIQFLAESVLVSLLSMIIACVLVELCLPSFNQLVDRALVVDYMSMLSVAVIAVAIAVGVGAGLYPALFISSFSAKRVLSGDLQRGNTAIFVRKSLLTFQAALSIALIIASVTLQQQLKHLQGLPLGYETAQRVVVSDLPKQSIFSKEPTVLMNRLTAIDGVEALNFIDTKLTVSINSSVSPTWPNGEQSEGITPTIGAGFNLVEGLGLTLLAGRDFSRTYAADWASQDGNGTNVGAIITETVAKQAGFSNYQDIIGQTILDKGRGLNMRVVGVVADVKVGNAQDASSNIIFLCGFSQSTVGEIIMTVSAQNIAYVQDQVIEILAKSANLYEPNISLMSDNYKAILRDDERVSLVVLIFTGLAVFLTCLGTFGLASFATARRQKEVAVRKVLGASRLSIVNILAKEFLSLVAVSIAIAYPVTYWLVGDWLANFNDRIEQAMWIYGIAALVVAGITWLTVATLAFKAASTRPSLILRYE